The region CTCAAATCGTGATCCGTAGCGCCGGCGTCGACGAGTCGGTGCTGGAAGAAAAGCTGCAGGCCATGAGCCAGCAGGATCTGGTCACCGGACTGCCCAATCGCCACTGGATGATGGACCAGCTCGACGCCACCCTCGCCGATGTGCGCAAGCGCGGCACCATGGCGGCGCTGGTATACCTGCGCATCGATCGGTTCGAAGAGCACCAGAGCGAAGTCGGCATCGACGGCGCTGACCAAGCGATGAAGTTGCTCGCCGGTCGGCTGCGTGACATGGCCGGTGCCGACACGCGTCTGGCGCGTACCGGTGACGAAGAGTTTGCCGCGCTGATCCCGCTGGAAGATCGTGACCAGGCGCCTGCGCTGGCGGAGCGCGTACGCGAAGCGGTGGCCGCATTGATGCCGGCAGTGGCCGGCCGCACCTTGCACCTGACGGCGTCGGTGGGAGTGGCCTTCGTGCAGGAAAACAGCCGCACCGGGCAGGCGGTCCTGACGCGGGCGCTGGAGTGCTGCAATCGCGCCCAGCGCGCCGGCGATGGGCGCGGCAACGCGGTGTATGTCTACGATCCGCTCGATGATGTGGAAGCCGGTTCTTCGGAAGCGGTGCTGCTGACGCTGTGCCAAGCGCTGTCCCAAAACGGGCTGGCGCTGATGTATCAGCCGCTGATGAACCTGGAAGACGAGCAGGACCGCTTCCACGAAGTGTTCGTGCAGTTGCCACAGAAAGACGGCGACGACTTGGCGCCGGACACCTTCATGCCGGTGGCCGCCGAGCACGGATTGGCCGGCAAGGTGGATCGCTGGGTGATCATCCACGCGTTGAAAGCCATGGCGCGTCACGGCACCGCGCTGCGGCTGTTGATTAATCTCAGCGGTTATTCATTGCAGGACCAAGAACTGGCGCCGTGGATTGCCAAGGCCGCCAAGGCTGCCAAGGTCGACCCGGCGCGGTTGGTATTCCAGATCACCGAAGCAGATGCCAACACCTTCCTCAAGCAAGCGCAGGTGTTTTCCGAGCAGGTTGGTGTGTTGGGCTGCGGCTTCTCGATCCGTCGCTTTGCCGGTGGCATCAACCCGTTCAAGGTGTTCGAGCATGTGTCGGCGGGCATGGTGAAGTTCGATGGCAGCTTCACTCAAGAGCTGGACAACCCGCAGTCGCGCGAGACGTTCGCCGGGCTGATCGCGGAAGCCAGCGAACGCGGCAAGCAAGTGATTGTTGGTTTCGTGGAGTCCGCGCAGCAGATGCAGACGCTGTGGACGCTGGGCAACATCCGCTACCTGCAGGGTTATTACCTGCAGGCGCCGACGTCGAATCTGGTGGTGGACGAGTAACCGGCGCGGCCGCCGCCGTTAGGCGTGCGGCCGCTGTTGGGCGGCGAGCAGCTCGGCCTGATCGCGGTCACGCACCCCGATCAGGTACAGCACACCGTCCAAGCCGAGCGTGGAAATCGCCTGTTTGGCATTTTCTTTCACCAGCGGCTTGGCGCGGAAGGCAATGCCGAGGCCGGCAATGCCGAGCATCGGCAGGTCGTTGGCGCCATCGCCCACGGCAATGGTCTGCTCTAGGCTGATGCCTTCCTGCGCGGCAATGGCCCGCAGTAGAGATGCCTTGCGCTGACCGTTGACGATGTCGCCCACCACCCGGCCGGTGACCTGGCCGTTCTCAATCTCCAACTGGTTGGCGTACACGTAATCGATGCCCAGCAACCGCTGCAAGTATTCGCCGAACCAAGTGAAGCCGCCGGACAAGATGGCGGTGCGGTAGCCCAGTGCCTTGAGGGTGCCGATCAAACGCTCGGCGCCTTCAGTGAGGCGAATGCGTTGTTGCACGCGTTCCAGTGCGGCGGCATCCAGTCCTTTCAGCAGTGCGACGCGCTGGCGGAAGCTTTCGTCAAAGTCCAGTTCACCGCGCATGGCCTGCTCGGTGATCGCCGACACCTGCTCGCCAACCCCGGCCTCGGCGGCCAACTCGTCAATCACTTCCGATTCGATCAGCGTCGAGTCCATGTCGAACACCACCAACCGGCGGTTGCGGCGGAATGCGGAATCTTTCTGGAACGCGATGTCCACATTCTGCTGGTTGGCAATGTCGAGGAAGGCGGCGCGCATGGCGGCCACGTCCTTGGGCTCACCGCGCACCGAAATTTCGATGCAGGCGCGGGCATCGGGATTGGCTTCTTCGTCGTCCAGCCGCACCCGGCCAGACAAGCGGTTGATGTTGTCGATGTTGAGGTCGTTGTCCGCCACCACCGCGGTCACCGCGCTCAGTTGGCTGGCGGTAATCCGCCGCGCCAGCAGCGTGATGATGTAACGGTCTTTGCCCTGGCCGGCCACCCACTCTTCATAGCGCGGCAGGTCAATCGGGCGGAAACGCACCGAAATGTTCAGCTTGTGCGCTTCAAACAGCAGATCCTTCAGCATCGGCGCTGCCTGTGCGCCCACCGGCACTTCCACCAGGATGCCCAGCGACAGGGTGTCGTGAATCACCGCTTGGCCCATATCGAGAATGTTCAGGTGGTACTGGGCCAGAATGCGGGTAAACGCCGCCGTTAAACCCGGACGGTCGTTGCCGGAGACCTGGATCAGAATGATGTCGCGCACGCAGCAGTCCTCATCATAACCGGAGGGCAGAAATCGGGGGCGCATAGAGTAGCAGCAAAGCGCGCAAGGGGGCATGCGTGCCGCAGTCGCTGGGCTATACTGCGCGGCAACCGACGAAACCCTCAATTCAACCGACCAAGGGAGAGCGCCAATGTCCGCGTCCGGCGCGACCTGGCGGCAGTGGCTGGCCACCGAAGGCAATCTGCTGCGTGATCTGGTGATTTTGCTGCTGGCGTGCATTGCGCTGGGGCTGTACTTCCTCGAGCGCATCGATCACCAGGTGCAGGTACAACGTGAACAACAGCTGCGCGAGATCGCCGCCGTGGTGGCGGAGAACGCCGCCGAAGCGGCCGCCGCCGGCGATCGGGTGAGCCTGAATGTGATGGCGCGACGGGCGGTGGCTCAGCGTTCAGTGCAGGCGCTGCGCTTTGAAAGTGCCACGGGCCAGCAGCTGGCGGTGAGCGGCGAGGCCGAGGGGCCGGCGCCCACCATCCAAACCATCAAGCTGGCCAATGGCAGTGTGGTGGGGTTGGTACAGCTGTGGCCGAGCTCGGCGGCGCCGGAGCGCGAGCCGGTGGAAGCCGGTTTCGTGCTGCTGACGCTGTGCTTGCTCGGCTTCCGGGTGCTGTTTGAAGGGCTGTCCCGGCACCTGCGCGGAGAGCCGATTCTTGGTCGTCCGCCGGCGCCGGTGGACGATGACTGGGACGCGATGATGCCCGCCACGCCGCCGGGCCCGGCGGCGGTGCTGCGAATCGGTCTGGCGCACCGCGCCCACCTTGATGCGCGTTACACCCCCGGCCTGTTGGAAACCATGCTCAAGCCCTGGCAGCAACTGTTGGAGCGTGCGGTGGCACTGTACGACGGCCGCTGCGACGGCGCGCTGGGTGAGGACTGCGCCGTGCTGTTCGAAGGCGATGCCGAAGAAGCCGCCTACCGCGCGGTGTGTGCCGGCACTCTGTTCTTGATGGCCGCCGGTAAGTTGTCCGAGTGGCACCACCAGGATGGCCGCGTGGCGCTCGGCTTTAGTGCGTTGGTCACCGGCGATGCCGATGACCTGTCGGCGCTGGGCTGGTGCGAGCAGGGCCCGGTGGGCGAGTTGATGGTGCCGGTGGCCGAGCTGCTGCCGCTGGCGCTGGACCGCATCGCGGCCTGGCAGGCCGATGCCGCACTGACGCTGACCGAGGATGACGACGTGGCAGTGGCGGTGCGGTTGCAGCCGTTGGGGCCGCTGGTGCAGCGTCACCAGGAGCGGTTGGAGCGGCAGTCAGACGAGCTGCTGTTAGCGGCGGTGACCGCGTTGCCGATGCCGGAGAACCAGACTTCGCCGGCCTGATGGGCAGTGGTGCGGCGCCCCGGTGCTAGCAACCGAAGAGCGACCATTAAAAACGGCGGGTGCCTAGGCAGCCCGCCGTTTTAATGGTGCTGTTCTGCGCACTCTCAAAGACGTAGCGCTGGGATGGTGCGGTGGAGCTGTATTCGGAGGTCTATTGCGGCTGTCAGTGAGCGCTGCTATTGCGGTCATCTGGCTGGGGCAGTGGATGTGCGCCAGCTACCAGAACCGGCGCACAAGCCCGCCGCTGCG is a window of Alcanivorax sp. REN37 DNA encoding:
- a CDS encoding EAL domain-containing protein is translated as MIYKLDSIRILIAHESQDVAEQLMNNLRNAGRATRAELVLGEEALLRALKGASWDLLLTREQFGGCNIDTVMTHLQRLEKELPVVLLAEDFSAATWRDALSRGVQAVAPADDRELIMLLVDQQLERVQQRRTLQELELSLHEAEKRLSVLMDQSRDAIAYVLDGMHIAANENYLELFGYGSADDLAGMPIMDMVSAADHERLKQLLRSRAQDESQTQELECRGVNAEGEEFAALFVFSPSSYDGETCTQIVIRSAGVDESVLEEKLQAMSQQDLVTGLPNRHWMMDQLDATLADVRKRGTMAALVYLRIDRFEEHQSEVGIDGADQAMKLLAGRLRDMAGADTRLARTGDEEFAALIPLEDRDQAPALAERVREAVAALMPAVAGRTLHLTASVGVAFVQENSRTGQAVLTRALECCNRAQRAGDGRGNAVYVYDPLDDVEAGSSEAVLLTLCQALSQNGLALMYQPLMNLEDEQDRFHEVFVQLPQKDGDDLAPDTFMPVAAEHGLAGKVDRWVIIHALKAMARHGTALRLLINLSGYSLQDQELAPWIAKAAKAAKVDPARLVFQITEADANTFLKQAQVFSEQVGVLGCGFSIRRFAGGINPFKVFEHVSAGMVKFDGSFTQELDNPQSRETFAGLIAEASERGKQVIVGFVESAQQMQTLWTLGNIRYLQGYYLQAPTSNLVVDE
- the serB gene encoding phosphoserine phosphatase SerB, whose protein sequence is MRDIILIQVSGNDRPGLTAAFTRILAQYHLNILDMGQAVIHDTLSLGILVEVPVGAQAAPMLKDLLFEAHKLNISVRFRPIDLPRYEEWVAGQGKDRYIITLLARRITASQLSAVTAVVADNDLNIDNINRLSGRVRLDDEEANPDARACIEISVRGEPKDVAAMRAAFLDIANQQNVDIAFQKDSAFRRNRRLVVFDMDSTLIESEVIDELAAEAGVGEQVSAITEQAMRGELDFDESFRQRVALLKGLDAAALERVQQRIRLTEGAERLIGTLKALGYRTAILSGGFTWFGEYLQRLLGIDYVYANQLEIENGQVTGRVVGDIVNGQRKASLLRAIAAQEGISLEQTIAVGDGANDLPMLGIAGLGIAFRAKPLVKENAKQAISTLGLDGVLYLIGVRDRDQAELLAAQQRPHA